The window TCCCGTTCCCTGAGAACCTTCTGGCGTTGCTGGTTCAACCAGACTCCTGCCCCGAGGCAGCCCGCCCCCAGACCGAGCACCATGAGCATGAGTGTCCACGAATACGGCCCCGGCCACTTCAGATCGATCCACACTCCTGTGAAGATGCCTATTAACGTGGGCACGACAACGAACCATCCGACAGCCCCGAACATCCCCAACCCGTACCAGGCTCCCAGCGGTTTCGTCCTGCCCGCCTTGAGCTTTCTGCGTTCCCTTGCCGCAACGTGCGAGGGAAAATCCTTTGCCTTGCCGGAATGCCGCTTAAGCTTGGCCGACTTGCCGTTAGTTTCCGGCATGTTCCTGTTCTCGCTCATTTGCCGAACTCCAAAAATCCCCGCACAAAACCGGCCTCCAGACGGGCCATGGCGGCACGGGTGGCACGCTCCCGCTCTCCCGCTGCCTCCTCAATACGCCGCACCTCTTCTTCAAGGGCGCCCAGTTCGCCGGATACGGCACGCTTCACTGTGACAAGCACGCTCTCCCCGCGTTTGACAAGAATGCCCGCATCCACCGCCACAAACAGTTCCTCTTCATCCGGCGTGACGTATGAAAGGAGGCCGGGGATCAGCACGGTAGCCATGTCTATATGGCGAGGCAGAAGGGTGAAGCCTCCTTCCAGACTCTCCCCTTTCACCGCGAGCGCCTCCGTTTCCAAATAAATTCTGGAAGGCAGGAATAGCCGCAACTGCATCATGACGCCTCTCCAATGTCACCGATCATGTAGAGTTTATCTTCGGGCACCCCCTCGAATTCGTCGTTCAGGATGCGTTCGCACCCCTCCACAGTGGCCGCCAAGGGCACCGTGCGCCCTTCCCGCCCCGTGAAATGCCGGGTGGTATGAAACGGCTGCGTCAGAAACCGTTCCAGACGCCGGGCTCTGTGAACCGCCTTGCGGTCATCACGGGAAAGCTCCTCAAGCCCCAGCATAGCGATGATGTCCTTAAGCTCCTCATAGACAGCCAGAGTGCGGCGCACCTCGCGGGCGACAGCATAGTGCCGCTGGCCCACCACGTGTGGCGACAGCATCATGGACGATGATTTGAGAAGATCCACGGCAGGATAAAAACCTTCGCCTGCCCGCTTTCGCGAGAGAACGATCGAAGAGGAAAGGTGGGAAAACGTATGCGTGGCAGAAGGGTCCGTCAGGTCGTCAGCCGGAACATACACGGCCTGAATGGAGGTAATGGCCGCCTTGCTGCTGCTGGCAATGCGCTCTTCAAGCTCGGCAAGCTCCGGTCCCAGCGTGGGCTGGTAGCCCATGCGGGAGGGCAGCCGCCCCAGCAGGCCGGAAAGCTCCATGCCTGCCTGAATGAAGCGGAATATGTTGTCGATGAGCAGCAGCACATCCTGCTCCCGATCATCCCGGAAATATTCCGCCATGGTCAGCGCCACGTTGCCCACGCGGAAACGGGCTCCGGGAGGTTCGTTCATCTGCCCGAACACCATAACCGTGTTCCCCAGCACGCCCGCCTCTCCCATCTCCCGATAGAGTTCCTCGCCCTCGCGGCAGCGTTCGCCGATGCCGCAAAAAATGGATACGCCCTTGTGCCGCCCCACCATGTTGTGGATGAGTTCCGTGATGAGAACGGTCTTGCCGACGCCCGCCCCGCCGAACAGGCCTCCCTTGCCGCCTTTTTCCAAAGGAGACAGCAGATCTATGACCTTGATGCCCGTCTCGAAGATTTCTTCACGGGTGACCCGCTCCGCCAATTCCATGGGACCACAATGTATGGTTCGGACGGCCACATCTTCAGGATATTCCCCCCCATCCGAAGGCATGCCAAACACGTTGAACACGCGGCCCAGCAGGGAATCCCCGACAGGTGCAGTCAACGATTCGCCACTGCCTGTTACGGTATCCCCACGGGCAAGACCGCTGGTGGGCGACAGGGCAATGGCACGCAGGAGCGTCTCATCCAGAAGATCCACGGCCTCCAGAATCACCGAAGCATCCGGCCCCGCGCGAAGCACGGATTTGACAGGCGGCAGTCCTTCGGGAAACACCACATCCACGATGCCTCCTCTGACTGCATGAACGGTTCCGAGATATCTATCCTCCATGTCGCCTCCGTATCAGTAGCAGACCCAGAGAACCGATCCTGTCAGATCGCTGAACAGAGTTCTGGCCACGGACCCGACGAACATCTTCTTGAAAAACCCATGCCCTGCCCCTGCACTGCCGACCGCCACAACAGCATAGCCGCCTTCCTGCACCTCCTGCAGAATGCTTTTGGCAACAGGACCGCTTCCCTTCACCACACGCCTGATCCTGCCCTCGTCAAGTCCGGCGCCGGTGACAGCCGCAACCGTACGCTCCATGACCTCGTCTTCGGTGAACCTGCGTTCTTTTGATGCATCCTTGATATGAAGTATGGTGACATCATGTGCCGGTTCAGCTGCGAGCATGAAGCCGACATGATCCGCGATCCGCAAGGAAGGTTCCGAACCGTCTGCACACAACAGGACGTTTTTCCGGTGATGGTGAAGCCTGCGGCAAACCCAGAAGGGAAAGCCGATGCGTTCCGCGAGAGATTCGAACAGTTCCCCGCAAACGCTCCCTTCAAACAGACATTCAAGCGAGACCAAAGCCCTGTGCCCCAGCACCACAGCATCGTAGAGGCCCTTGCTGCCCTCACGGACAATAACCTGCGCCTTTGCTTCGGACGTTGGCAGTACCTTTCTGGAAATGTGTTCAGGCAAAAAGCCTTCGCGTTCAAGTCGGGCATGAATCTCATGCAGACATTCCCGCCCTTTTCGCTCGGCAGACAGGTCCAGCGAACCGAGATTGCCCCCTCTGCCATATCCGCGATCCCATGTTTCGGGCGAACAATGGACAATATTCATCAAGCTCAGACGGACCTCTCGCTTATCCGAAAAAAAGCTTGAGATGAAATCCACGCCTGACATGGCAACAGACTCACACCGCAAAGGCAACAAGAGATGCCGTTTTGCCATGACAACACCTTCCTTAACGACATGTTCCAGTCAAAGAGCCAGAGTCTCAACCTCCCGGAAGGCGTAATGCCTGTTCATCAACGTTTAGTCCTGCCATCGGAAGTCAGCTCGACTTGCACATTCCAAGGCATAATTTCCAAGGGAAGTTACCATCATTCTACCTGAAAAACGATTCCCGTACACCCTGAATAGTGCAACCCAGCCATTTCTCCCCCAAAACCAGCCAACATGAATCGGAGGGAGTATATGAAGCTGCACGGCATGAGCTTTCCCCCAACTCAGCAGGAATCGGTTTGATTTTGTGTGAGAGCCCGAAAAAAGAAAGACCTGACAAGGCGTTCATCCTCATCAGGCTCTTGCTTTTGCAACAAGGCAACGAGCATACCAGTCTGCTCCCAAACAGCCGCATCCCCATGACCAACGATGCACTGCTCCGTTATGGAAAGAGTAGCCTCACAAGGAGCAGCCTCACCGACAGCAACGACACGGGGCACCAGAGCCGCTACAGTTGCATGGCTCCGGTGCCCCGTGGATTGATCAGAATATGGGCAAACGGGCAGATAGTTGCCCATGTTGTCTCAGGACAAGAGATCAACGCAGGCTGCGTACAGCCACTTCTCTCAACAACGGAACGGTGCTTGAGACTTCGACAAGGCTATGGCTTTCGGCAAACGGACGCCCGTTCAACAAGGCAGGGCTCAATCAGGATAACCTCTCCCCTGACGCGCTTGCTGTCCAGACGGTCAATGAGCGTATCCACGGCCATGGCGGCAATCTCTCCCTTGGGCTGATGGATCGTCGTCAGGGGAGGCGTCATGTAGCGGGCGATGTGAATGTCGTCATATCCGATGACGGAAAGCTCTTCCGGCACGCGAATGCCGAGGGTCGCCGCTTCAGACAGCACGCCCATGGCCATCATGTCGTTGCAGACAAAGAGGGCTTCCGGTCGTTCGGGCAAGGCATGAAGAGCGCGCATGGCGGCAACCCCGCCTTCGCAGCCGTAATCGCCTCCGACAATCCATTCGGAGCGGACAGACAGACCGGCTTCAGCCATGGCCTTGTGGAATCCCTCCGTACGCTCTCTGGCGGAGCGCCTGCCCATGGGGCCGGTAATGCACCCAATGCGGGTATGCCCCATGTCGATCAGATGACGGGTGGCGAGATAGCCCCCGTACAGGGAATTGTCATAGAT is drawn from Desulfovibrio mangrovi and contains these coding sequences:
- a CDS encoding substrate-binding domain-containing protein, which codes for MATIKDVAKLAGVSTSTVSHVLNGTRFVSDEVAIRVRQAVLELSYRPSSIARSLKVKRTNTLGMLVSTSTNPFFAEVVHNVERRCYERGYTLFLCNTDGDVVRMQASLDALEEKRVDGLLLLCSEASNEILHLLEVERRTPVVIFDWGPNSDIVDRIYDNSLYGGYLATRHLIDMGHTRIGCITGPMGRRSARERTEGFHKAMAEAGLSVRSEWIVGGDYGCEGGVAAMRALHALPERPEALFVCNDMMAMGVLSEAATLGIRVPEELSVIGYDDIHIARYMTPPLTTIHQPKGEIAAMAVDTLIDRLDSKRVRGEVILIEPCLVERASVCRKP
- a CDS encoding AtpZ/AtpI family protein: MSENRNMPETNGKSAKLKRHSGKAKDFPSHVAARERRKLKAGRTKPLGAWYGLGMFGAVGWFVVVPTLIGIFTGVWIDLKWPGPYSWTLMLMVLGLGAGCLGAGVWLNQQRQKVLRERENDDG
- a CDS encoding F0F1 ATP synthase subunit epsilon; protein product: MMQLRLFLPSRIYLETEALAVKGESLEGGFTLLPRHIDMATVLIPGLLSYVTPDEEELFVAVDAGILVKRGESVLVTVKRAVSGELGALEEEVRRIEEAAGERERATRAAMARLEAGFVRGFLEFGK
- a CDS encoding universal stress protein — protein: MAKRHLLLPLRCESVAMSGVDFISSFFSDKREVRLSLMNIVHCSPETWDRGYGRGGNLGSLDLSAERKGRECLHEIHARLEREGFLPEHISRKVLPTSEAKAQVIVREGSKGLYDAVVLGHRALVSLECLFEGSVCGELFESLAERIGFPFWVCRRLHHHRKNVLLCADGSEPSLRIADHVGFMLAAEPAHDVTILHIKDASKERRFTEDEVMERTVAAVTGAGLDEGRIRRVVKGSGPVAKSILQEVQEGGYAVVAVGSAGAGHGFFKKMFVGSVARTLFSDLTGSVLWVCY
- the atpD gene encoding F0F1 ATP synthase subunit beta, whose protein sequence is MEDRYLGTVHAVRGGIVDVVFPEGLPPVKSVLRAGPDASVILEAVDLLDETLLRAIALSPTSGLARGDTVTGSGESLTAPVGDSLLGRVFNVFGMPSDGGEYPEDVAVRTIHCGPMELAERVTREEIFETGIKVIDLLSPLEKGGKGGLFGGAGVGKTVLITELIHNMVGRHKGVSIFCGIGERCREGEELYREMGEAGVLGNTVMVFGQMNEPPGARFRVGNVALTMAEYFRDDREQDVLLLIDNIFRFIQAGMELSGLLGRLPSRMGYQPTLGPELAELEERIASSSKAAITSIQAVYVPADDLTDPSATHTFSHLSSSIVLSRKRAGEGFYPAVDLLKSSSMMLSPHVVGQRHYAVAREVRRTLAVYEELKDIIAMLGLEELSRDDRKAVHRARRLERFLTQPFHTTRHFTGREGRTVPLAATVEGCERILNDEFEGVPEDKLYMIGDIGEAS